Proteins encoded together in one Mycobacterium noviomagense window:
- a CDS encoding nitronate monooxygenase encodes MVLGFWDLDVPVVGAPMAGGPGTPALAAAVTNAGGLGFVAGGYLTAERLADDIAAARAATTGPIGVNLFVPQPSVADYMQLDRYADELDEIAEHYEVEVGQPRFGDDDGWLDKLDVIAEVRPEVVSFTFGAPSPDVLRRLGAQGILLFVTVTSTYEAGIAVAAGADGLVVQGPDAGGHRGTFAPDMSPGTESLGELLGRIRAAHDVPLIAAGGLGTAEDVAGVLNRGAVAAQVGTALLLSDEAGTSAAHRTALQNPQFGRTLVTRAFSGRYARGLENDFTRLLDDVAPLGYPEVNHMTSPIRKAAAAADDPHGMNLWAGTGFAAARSGPAAEIVATLGDV; translated from the coding sequence ATGGTCTTGGGCTTCTGGGATCTCGACGTACCGGTGGTCGGGGCGCCGATGGCCGGCGGTCCTGGGACGCCGGCATTGGCGGCCGCGGTGACCAATGCCGGCGGCCTTGGTTTCGTTGCCGGCGGATACCTGACCGCGGAGCGCTTGGCCGACGACATCGCGGCAGCCCGCGCGGCCACCACGGGCCCGATTGGGGTCAACCTGTTCGTGCCGCAGCCCAGCGTCGCCGACTACATGCAGTTGGACCGCTACGCAGACGAACTCGACGAGATCGCCGAGCACTACGAGGTCGAGGTCGGTCAGCCCCGTTTCGGTGATGACGACGGCTGGCTGGACAAGCTCGACGTGATCGCCGAGGTCCGGCCTGAGGTGGTGTCGTTCACCTTCGGTGCCCCGTCCCCGGATGTGCTGCGGCGGTTGGGCGCACAGGGGATCTTGCTATTCGTCACCGTGACGTCGACCTATGAGGCCGGGATAGCCGTGGCCGCCGGAGCGGACGGCCTGGTGGTTCAGGGTCCGGATGCCGGTGGGCACCGCGGCACGTTTGCGCCGGACATGAGCCCGGGCACCGAGTCGTTGGGTGAACTGCTGGGCCGAATCCGCGCCGCGCACGATGTTCCGCTCATCGCTGCGGGCGGTCTGGGTACCGCCGAGGACGTCGCCGGTGTGCTGAACAGGGGAGCGGTCGCCGCGCAGGTCGGCACCGCGCTGCTGTTGAGTGACGAAGCGGGCACCAGCGCTGCGCATCGCACCGCGCTTCAGAACCCGCAATTCGGCAGAACGCTGGTGACTCGGGCGTTTTCGGGGCGCTACGCGCGCGGACTGGAAAATGACTTCACCCGTCTGCTCGATGACGTCGCGCCGCTGGGTTATCCAGAGGTCAACCACATGACGTCGCCGATCCGCAAGGCTGCCGCCGCCGCTGACGACCCACATGGGATGAACCTTTGGGCTGGAACGGGATTCGCGGCCGCCCGCTCCGGGCCGGCCGCGGAAATCGTCGCAACACTCGGCGACGTGTGA
- the ald gene encoding alanine dehydrogenase, whose product MRVGIPTETKNNEFRVAITPAGVAELTRRGHEVLIQAGAGEGSAIADTDFKATGAQLVSSAEEVWPAADLVLKVKEPTPVEYAHMRRGQTLFTFLHLAASRSCTEALLASGITSIAYETVQTADGELPLLAPMSEIAGRLSAQVGAYHLMRTHGGRGLLMGGVPGVEPADVAVIGGGTAGYNAARVASGMGAHVTVLDINIDKLRKVDAAFRGQVRTRYSSAYDLEDVVKRADLVIGAVLVPGAKAPKLVSNPLVAQMKSGAVLVDIAIDQGGCFDDSQPTTHDNPTFVVHDAVFYCVTNMPASVPKTSTSALTNATMPYVLKLADHGWQAACQSDPALAKGLSTHDGALLSRQVAADLNLAFTDPATALG is encoded by the coding sequence ATGCGTGTCGGTATCCCGACCGAGACCAAGAACAACGAATTTCGGGTTGCCATCACCCCTGCCGGCGTCGCGGAACTCACGCGTCGCGGCCACGAGGTACTCATCCAGGCCGGTGCGGGCGAGGGCTCGGCCATCGCAGACACCGATTTCAAGGCAACAGGCGCGCAACTCGTGAGCAGTGCCGAGGAGGTATGGCCGGCTGCCGACCTGGTGCTCAAGGTCAAGGAGCCCACCCCCGTCGAGTACGCCCACATGCGGCGCGGTCAGACCTTGTTCACCTTCCTACACCTGGCGGCCTCGCGGTCATGCACCGAAGCGCTGCTGGCATCGGGAATCACGTCGATCGCCTACGAGACGGTACAAACCGCCGACGGCGAGCTGCCGCTCTTGGCGCCGATGAGCGAGATCGCCGGGCGGCTCTCCGCCCAAGTCGGCGCTTACCATTTGATGCGCACCCACGGCGGTCGCGGCCTGTTGATGGGTGGTGTTCCCGGCGTCGAGCCGGCCGATGTCGCGGTGATCGGCGGCGGCACCGCCGGCTACAACGCCGCACGGGTCGCCAGCGGCATGGGCGCCCACGTCACGGTCCTCGATATCAACATCGACAAATTGCGGAAAGTCGACGCTGCGTTCCGCGGCCAAGTCCGCACCCGATACTCCTCGGCCTACGATCTCGAAGACGTCGTCAAGCGCGCCGACCTGGTGATCGGAGCAGTCCTGGTGCCCGGCGCCAAAGCGCCAAAACTGGTGTCGAATCCCCTTGTCGCACAGATGAAATCCGGCGCGGTGCTGGTAGACATCGCCATCGACCAGGGTGGCTGCTTCGACGACTCACAGCCGACCACGCACGACAATCCGACCTTCGTGGTGCATGACGCGGTGTTCTACTGCGTCACGAACATGCCGGCTTCGGTGCCCAAGACGTCGACGTCTGCGCTGACCAACGCGACCATGCCGTATGTGCTCAAGCTCGCCGACCACGGCTGGCAAGCCGCATGCCAGTCCGATCCCGCACTGGCCAAAGGACTTTCGACGCATGACGGTGCACTGCTGTCCCGGCAGGTTGCCGCCGACCTGAATCTGGCATTCACCGATCCGGCGACAGCGCTCGGCTGA
- a CDS encoding HTH-type transcriptional regulator AldR: MPADLTDRAHVGGAAAKDIRPVDLDAVDRKILSLLHADARITNSALAEKLGLAPSTCHGRVRRLLELGVIRGFYTDLDPVAIGLPLQAMIAVNLQSHARGKIRSFIQQIRRKPQVMDVYFLAGPDDFILHVAARDTEDLRSFVVENLNADADVAGTQTSLIFEHLRGGAPI, translated from the coding sequence ATGCCTGCAGATTTGACTGATCGAGCACACGTTGGGGGTGCGGCAGCGAAGGATATTCGGCCAGTTGATCTCGATGCCGTGGACCGCAAAATCTTGAGTCTGCTCCACGCCGATGCCCGGATCACCAACAGCGCGCTCGCGGAGAAGCTGGGTCTCGCCCCGTCGACCTGTCACGGCCGGGTTCGACGTTTGCTGGAGCTCGGTGTGATCCGCGGGTTTTACACCGACCTGGATCCAGTCGCCATTGGGTTGCCGTTGCAGGCGATGATCGCGGTCAACCTGCAATCCCATGCCCGCGGCAAGATCCGCAGCTTCATCCAGCAGATCCGGCGCAAGCCGCAGGTGATGGACGTCTATTTCTTGGCCGGCCCCGACGATTTCATCCTGCACGTCGCGGCCCGCGACACCGAAGACCTGCGGTCGTTCGTAGTGGAGAACCTCAATGCCGATGCCGACGTCGCGGGCACCCAGACATCACTGATCTTCGAGCATCTACGCGGGGGAGCGCCGATCTAG
- a CDS encoding RNA 2'-phosphotransferase, with the protein MAAEFVNVDPVAVAAGSTHLEASVGDAALAFIVHEDQLADAAPGWIGESAKALSEVMARWETRHTEHKRRVGGLSYHMATAGTAFSANEGHSAQEFSALEP; encoded by the coding sequence ATGGCAGCGGAGTTTGTCAACGTCGACCCGGTGGCGGTGGCGGCGGGCAGCACCCACCTGGAAGCCTCGGTGGGCGACGCCGCGCTTGCCTTCATCGTTCACGAGGACCAGCTGGCTGATGCCGCGCCGGGCTGGATCGGCGAGTCGGCTAAGGCGCTGTCGGAAGTGATGGCGCGCTGGGAGACCCGTCACACCGAGCACAAGCGCCGTGTCGGTGGGCTGTCGTACCACATGGCCACGGCGGGGACAGCCTTCAGCGCCAACGAGGGACACAGCGCGCAGGAATTTTCGGCGCTCGAGCCGTGA
- a CDS encoding LpqN/LpqT family lipoprotein, translating to MRFDEYTEKHGLAVSPVDEFAGFIVEVGVPPGWEPFDSAPGVRVWAWRDDPCIDVFCANAVLTMHRVKAPLNPAEVFAMLAEQQLQSAPGCHEVRREMSPGGESVGVQALLAMQITHELGTIDSASQSRIITAGHETLIAQLTVTARHDSPVDRSHVRLTVRRGAAAGPAPSGHQRAPVIATRDDH from the coding sequence ATGCGATTCGATGAGTACACAGAGAAGCATGGCCTCGCTGTCTCACCGGTCGACGAGTTCGCCGGTTTCATCGTTGAGGTGGGGGTACCGCCGGGCTGGGAGCCCTTTGATTCGGCCCCCGGTGTGCGAGTGTGGGCGTGGCGCGACGATCCGTGCATCGACGTGTTTTGTGCCAACGCGGTGTTGACAATGCATCGCGTGAAGGCTCCCCTGAACCCCGCTGAAGTGTTCGCGATGCTGGCCGAGCAGCAGTTGCAGTCGGCGCCGGGATGTCATGAGGTACGCCGCGAAATGAGCCCGGGCGGTGAATCTGTCGGGGTTCAGGCATTACTCGCAATGCAGATCACTCATGAGCTCGGCACCATCGACAGCGCGTCACAGTCCCGGATCATCACGGCTGGCCATGAGACGCTGATCGCGCAACTGACGGTAACCGCGCGACACGATTCACCCGTCGACCGGTCACATGTCCGGCTGACCGTCCGGAGGGGTGCCGCGGCCGGTCCAGCGCCGTCCGGTCACCAACGCGCCCCGGTAATCGCAACGCGAGATGATCACTGA